A genomic segment from Candidatus Methylacidiphilales bacterium encodes:
- a CDS encoding type II toxin-antitoxin system VapB family antitoxin, whose translation MHAILSAMKMTMHIDEALLERVMEWTGAGSKTEAVALALKEFDRKARLKDFSRKGMGFTTAELKAAVDPSYDLMALRLAESPTTYKVRRKKK comes from the coding sequence ATGCATGCCATACTCAGTGCCATGAAAATGACCATGCACATTGATGAGGCCTTGTTGGAAAGGGTCATGGAATGGACCGGCGCCGGAAGCAAGACCGAGGCTGTGGCCCTGGCGTTGAAGGAATTTGACCGGAAGGCCCGGTTGAAGGATTTTTCCAGGAAGGGAATGGGCTTCACGACGGCCGAGTTGAAAGCGGCTGTGGATCCTTCCTATGACCTGATGGCCCTTAGGCTGGCTGAGAGTCCCACGACCTACAAGGTCCGCAGGAAAAAGAAATAA